A window of Roseobacter fucihabitans genomic DNA:
CCAGCGCCAGCGACGGCAGCGCGATGAGCGCAGCGGCGGCAGCGAGTGTCTTAAAATGTGTCATAGTGATTATCCCTTTTGGTGAAGTGCCGCTTCACAGCGCGTCTTCATTGGTTTCGCCGGTGCGGACACGAACGGCCTGATCCACGCTCAGGACGAATATCTTCCCGTCGCCAATTTTGCCCGTATGCGCCGTCTTCGTAATTGTCTCGACGACCATATCCACCGTGCTTTCCGCCACGACGATTTCGATTTTAACCTTTGGTACAAAATTCACGGCATATTCTGCGCCGCGGTATATTTCGGTGTGGCCCGATTGAGAGCCAAAGCCTTTGATTTCGGTCACCATCATGCCGCGTACCCCTGCTTCGGTAAGTGCTTCGCGCACCTCCTCGAGCTTGAACGGCTTGATTGTTGCAATGATGAGTTTCACCTCGTGTCCCCTTACCTTGGCAGATTCCTCTGCAATGATGCGCCTGCAGAAAACGCCATCAGCTTGCAGGCATGAAGGATTTCCAGCCTTTTTGGGGGGCTATTCCATAGGGGTGTGTCTAAAATTTAATCAAAAAGCGCAAAGCGGCTAAATTTTAATCGCATAATTGATCCGCTTTCAGGTTAAGACAGCCTCAACAATCATCGCCAAGCAGGCTACACTGTAAAAAAATAACACGGGCCGGGCAGGTTCACTATGAGCGACAAACGCAAAGGCAAGCGGCCCCTGGTCGCGGATAAACGCTATGCTGCGCAGCCTAAGAAGCCGCGTAAAGCGACGGTAAAGCCGAAATCCAAACCGCGCAGGACCGCGCGCCGGAAGACCCCCGCGAAACGGCGTGGCGGGCTGATCGGGCTGTTTCAAAGGCTCCTGCGGTGGGTTCTGCGCTTGATTTGGCGCATTACCTGGCGGATTGGGGCCGTAGTCTGCCTGCTGCTCTCTTTGGCTGTTGGCTATTATTATACCACGCTGCCAGAGGTGACCGAATTGCTCGACGGTCGTGCGCGCGGCTCTGTCACGCTTCTGGATGATAGGGGTCAGGTTTTTGCCTGGCGCGGCGACCAGTTCGGCGGCGTTGTTACAGCAGATACTGTCTCGCCGCACCTGCGCAACGCAATTGTGGCCACGGAAGACAAACGTTTCTACCGGCATTTCGGTATCAGCCCGCGTGGTATTGCAAGCGCCGTGCGCATCAACCTCAGCGAGGGGCGCGGGCCGTTGTCGGGCCACGGCGGCTCCACGATCACGCAGCAAGTGGCAAAGCTGCTCTGCCTGGGTGTGCCCTATGATCCCGCCGTTCAGAGTGAGGCGGAATATGAGGCGGAATGTCGGCGCGGCACAATCAAGCGTAAGGCCTCGGAGGCGATTTATGCGCTGGCTATGGAAGCGAAATACTCCAAGAATGACATCCTGACGATCTATATGAACCGCGCCTTTCTGGGGGCAGGTGCGCGCGGGTTCGAGGCGGCAAGCCAGAGGTATTTCGGTAAATCCGCGGCCAATGTCACCCCGGCTGAATCTGCGATGCTCGCCGGTCTGTTGGTCGCGCCCACGCGGTTCGCACCGACAAATGATCTCACGCGCTCGCAAAGACGCGCGGCGACAATTGTGCGGTTGATGAACGAACAGGGCTATTTGTCAGAGGCTGAGGCGCGCAGTGCACGAAATAATCCGGCAGAACTTTCCGCAGCCGCCGAAGCGCGCGCGGGGGGGTATTTCGCCGATTGGGTCATGTCATCGGGGCCGGAGTTTTTTACCCGCAAGACCACCGAGGATGTGATCATCAGAACAACGCTGGATCAGCGCATGCAGCGTGCCGCGGACGACGCCATGAAATGGGTGTTCGAAAACAAGATCCGGGCAGGCAGCAAGGCCCAGGCGGCGATCGTCGTGATGTCCGCGGATGGGGCTGTGCGCGCCATGGTCGGTGGGCGCAAAACCAGGGTTTCAGGCGCCTTTAACCGCGCGGTACAGGCTAAACGCCAAACCGGTTCGGCGTTCAAACCTTTTGTGTACGCCGCAGCATTGGACCTTGGCTACTCGCCCAACGACACGGTTATGGACGAACCGCTGACCATCAATATTCCCGGTTCCGGTCCCTGGACGCCGCGAAATTATACAAACAGATTTTACGGCTCGGTTTCCTTGACCCGGGCGTTAAAAGACAGCCTCAACATACCCGCGGTCAAGGTCTCCGAATTCGTCGGGCGCGATTTGGTGCGCCAGGTTGCCAGCGATTTTGGGTTGCAAAGCGATCTGGCCGCAGGTCCCGCGCTGGCGCTGGGTGCATCAGAGAGCACGCTGATTGAAATGACCGGTGCCTATGCAGGTATTCTGAACGGCGGCTCATCTGTTACGCCTTACGGTCTCGTGGAATTGCGCCTGTTGGGCGATGATGCGCCTGTGATGGGAACGGGTGGTGGGATCGGCGAGCGCGTCATTCAGGAAAGTGCCGCGCAGCAGTTGGTCTATATGATGGAAAAAGTGGTGTCCGACGGGACCGGGCAGCGCGCGCAGTTCGGCGGGCGCGCGCTCGCGGGTAAAACCGGCACGACACAAGCCGCGCGCGATGCCTGGTTTGTTGGATTTTCGGCTGATTATGTCGCCGGTGTCTGGATGGGATATGACGACAATACCCCTCTTACCGGTGTGACCGGGGCCGGGTTGCCGGCAGAAATTTGGCGTGAAACCATGGTGCGCGTACATGAAGGGGTCCCCATCAAGCCGCTGCCGATGATGACGCCCTCGCAAGCGGGAGAAGCGCGCGAACCGTCACCGGGCCAGCAAGGAAGCAGTACCGG
This region includes:
- a CDS encoding P-II family nitrogen regulator → MKLIIATIKPFKLEEVREALTEAGVRGMMVTEIKGFGSQSGHTEIYRGAEYAVNFVPKVKIEIVVAESTVDMVVETITKTAHTGKIGDGKIFVLSVDQAVRVRTGETNEDAL
- a CDS encoding transglycosylase domain-containing protein, coding for MSDKRKGKRPLVADKRYAAQPKKPRKATVKPKSKPRRTARRKTPAKRRGGLIGLFQRLLRWVLRLIWRITWRIGAVVCLLLSLAVGYYYTTLPEVTELLDGRARGSVTLLDDRGQVFAWRGDQFGGVVTADTVSPHLRNAIVATEDKRFYRHFGISPRGIASAVRINLSEGRGPLSGHGGSTITQQVAKLLCLGVPYDPAVQSEAEYEAECRRGTIKRKASEAIYALAMEAKYSKNDILTIYMNRAFLGAGARGFEAASQRYFGKSAANVTPAESAMLAGLLVAPTRFAPTNDLTRSQRRAATIVRLMNEQGYLSEAEARSARNNPAELSAAAEARAGGYFADWVMSSGPEFFTRKTTEDVIIRTTLDQRMQRAADDAMKWVFENKIRAGSKAQAAIVVMSADGAVRAMVGGRKTRVSGAFNRAVQAKRQTGSAFKPFVYAAALDLGYSPNDTVMDEPLTINIPGSGPWTPRNYTNRFYGSVSLTRALKDSLNIPAVKVSEFVGRDLVRQVASDFGLQSDLAAGPALALGASESTLIEMTGAYAGILNGGSSVTPYGLVELRLLGDDAPVMGTGGGIGERVIQESAAQQLVYMMEKVVSDGTGQRAQFGGRALAGKTGTTQAARDAWFVGFSADYVAGVWMGYDDNTPLTGVTGAGLPAEIWRETMVRVHEGVPIKPLPMMTPSQAGEAREPSPGQQGSSTGPVGILEGLLRDILGGGSGRQPEPNVSGSDR